A part of Paenibacillus donghaensis genomic DNA contains:
- a CDS encoding LutB/LldF family L-lactate oxidation iron-sulfur protein, with protein MSLQTDKRNFSERSTEGLGDTFMRSAVSSAQDSLKTRRLSAATSLGDWEQWRTLGQQIRQHTLQNLDYYLEQLATNIENKGGHIYFAKTKEQASSYIRDIIVQKKAKKIVKSKSMVTEEIEMNRVLIEAGCELIETDLGEYILQIDDWDPPSHIVAPALHKDRRQIHRVFTEKLGYTGDESPENLARFARTVLRQKFLDADVGITGCNFAVANLGAINLVTNEGNGDLTAAIPKTHIAVMGMERIVPTLEEMEVLDNLLCRSAVGQKLTSYITVMGPSATGETDGPEEFHLVVVDNGRSDILGSEFNEALQCIRCGACLNVCPVYRHIGGHAYGSIYPGPIGAVLTPLLGGYDDYKELPFASSLCGACTDVCPVKIPLHEQLIMHRQKIVEEKRTGAMERLQMKTASRLLSSPALFGKALRFANPASQLISKHGRIIRGPGLVRGWINARDLSQPVKQQDSFRAWLDKRKGGADK; from the coding sequence TTGAGCCTGCAAACAGATAAACGGAATTTCAGCGAACGGAGTACAGAAGGCCTCGGTGATACTTTCATGAGAAGCGCAGTAAGTTCAGCTCAGGACAGCCTTAAGACCAGACGCCTGTCAGCCGCCACCTCTCTTGGGGATTGGGAGCAGTGGCGTACCCTAGGTCAGCAAATCCGCCAGCACACTTTGCAGAATCTGGATTATTACCTGGAGCAACTGGCAACTAACATTGAGAACAAGGGCGGACATATCTATTTTGCCAAAACCAAAGAACAAGCGAGCAGCTATATCCGGGACATCATTGTACAAAAAAAGGCTAAAAAAATCGTCAAATCCAAATCGATGGTAACCGAGGAAATTGAAATGAACCGTGTCCTGATTGAAGCCGGCTGCGAGCTGATCGAAACCGATCTGGGTGAATATATCCTCCAAATCGATGATTGGGACCCGCCTTCGCATATTGTGGCCCCTGCGCTGCATAAAGACCGGAGGCAAATCCATAGAGTATTCACAGAGAAGCTTGGATATACCGGCGACGAAAGTCCCGAGAACCTCGCCCGTTTCGCAAGGACGGTACTGCGGCAGAAGTTTCTGGATGCGGATGTCGGGATCACAGGCTGCAACTTTGCCGTCGCTAATCTGGGAGCCATTAATCTGGTTACCAATGAAGGCAACGGGGATCTCACAGCCGCCATACCGAAGACGCATATTGCTGTGATGGGCATGGAACGAATCGTGCCCACGCTGGAGGAGATGGAGGTGCTGGATAATCTGCTCTGCCGAAGTGCCGTAGGGCAGAAATTGACCAGCTATATTACCGTGATGGGACCCTCGGCAACCGGGGAGACGGATGGTCCCGAAGAGTTCCATTTAGTTGTAGTGGACAACGGCCGCTCCGATATTCTGGGAAGCGAATTCAACGAAGCCCTGCAGTGCATCCGCTGCGGTGCCTGTCTTAATGTCTGCCCTGTCTACCGTCATATTGGCGGGCATGCCTACGGCTCCATTTATCCAGGTCCGATTGGAGCTGTACTCACCCCACTGCTGGGTGGATACGATGACTACAAAGAGCTTCCTTTCGCCTCCAGCCTGTGTGGAGCATGTACAGATGTCTGCCCGGTTAAGATCCCGCTTCACGAGCAGCTTATCATGCACCGTCAGAAAATCGTGGAGGAAAAAAGAACCGGTGCCATGGAAAGACTCCAAATGAAGACGGCAAGCCGTCTGCTGTCTTCTCCAGCTTTGTTCGGCAAAGCACTGCGGTTTGCGAACCCGGCAAGCCAGCTGATAAGCAAGCATGGACGAATTATAAGAGGACCGGGCCTGGTCCGCGGCTGGATCAACGCTCGTGATCTTAGCCAACCGGTCAAGCAGCAGGACAGCTTCCGTGCCTGGCTTGACAAACGTAAAGGAGGAGCTGACAAATGA
- a CDS encoding sugar phosphate isomerase/epimerase family protein — protein MQDTLRIGTIVRGGEAVTVIPQIVQHGFESFNLNFWQTTGETNLVETAARLRELAAEHDFVISSVGIYGNPLAAAGDNADTLASWERLIDHAHLFGTDIISGFTGRLPGLFIDESIPRFTEVFGELAKRAADRGLRIAFENCAMGGNWQSGEWNIAHNPSAWEKMFNAVPADNLGLEWEPCHQMIALIDPIPQLRKWVDKVFHVHGKDATIAWDIIKEYGIHGPKPYVWDRTPGFGDTNWVDVITILRQAGYKGTIDIEGWHDPVYRDELEMTGQVHALNYLKYCRGGSFVPNPVVVPTP, from the coding sequence ATGCAAGATACGTTGAGAATAGGTACGATCGTACGTGGCGGAGAAGCCGTCACTGTTATTCCGCAAATTGTTCAGCATGGATTCGAATCGTTTAACCTGAATTTCTGGCAGACCACTGGCGAAACCAATCTTGTAGAAACCGCTGCAAGACTGAGGGAACTGGCGGCTGAGCATGATTTCGTCATCTCTTCCGTTGGCATCTATGGCAATCCGCTCGCAGCTGCGGGCGACAATGCCGACACACTCGCCAGCTGGGAGCGTTTGATTGATCATGCCCATTTATTCGGCACAGATATTATAAGCGGCTTCACCGGCCGTCTGCCCGGCCTATTCATTGATGAGTCCATACCGAGGTTTACAGAGGTGTTCGGAGAACTGGCGAAGAGAGCAGCTGACCGGGGTCTTCGGATTGCTTTTGAGAATTGCGCCATGGGCGGGAACTGGCAGAGCGGCGAGTGGAACATTGCCCACAATCCTTCAGCCTGGGAGAAGATGTTCAATGCCGTTCCGGCAGACAACCTGGGGCTGGAATGGGAGCCCTGCCACCAGATGATTGCACTGATTGATCCGATTCCACAGCTGCGCAAATGGGTGGACAAGGTATTCCATGTGCATGGCAAGGATGCCACCATCGCCTGGGATATCATTAAGGAATACGGCATCCATGGTCCGAAGCCTTATGTGTGGGACCGGACCCCTGGCTTCGGGGATACCAACTGGGTCGATGTGATCACCATCCTGCGCCAGGCCGGCTACAAGGGCACAATCGATATCGAGGGCTGGCATGACCCTGTTTACCGTGACGAGCTTGAAATGACTGGCCAAGTCCATGCGCTGAATTATTTGAAGTATTGCCGTGGCGGCAGCTTCGTGCCTAATCCGGTAGTAGTACCGACGCCATAA
- a CDS encoding LacI family DNA-binding transcriptional regulator: MNIKDIARISGVGISTVSRVINNKGLVSKETRERVLNVVKEYNYIPNSNAQNLKTTQSKNIALMVKGITNPFFANMIREIERQVNLRGYPFLIQQVEDGTDEINAAIQLAKEKNLCGIIFMGGTYNHSEEKFKQLTIPFVLTTITSTQQVDPAIFSSVIINELREAYKATNYLISLGHRNIGFLAKSPLLDETTGNRRYLGYKKALEEQGLPYDAGLVEDCEYSPSSGFNAARKLLNKNKGLTAIFAASDTIAIGAAKAVLTAGLSIPDDISIIGFDGIEMAEYYHPSLDTISQPGTEMALSSVGVLFDLISEQSGNQHIVYDAVLLKRGSCKMITAR; this comes from the coding sequence GTGAATATCAAGGATATCGCGCGGATTTCCGGTGTTGGCATCTCGACGGTCTCCAGGGTGATCAACAATAAGGGACTGGTGAGCAAGGAAACACGGGAGAGGGTTCTGAATGTGGTCAAGGAATACAATTATATTCCCAATTCCAACGCGCAGAATTTGAAAACTACGCAATCCAAGAACATTGCACTCATGGTCAAGGGGATTACCAATCCCTTCTTCGCCAATATGATCAGAGAAATCGAACGGCAGGTCAATCTGCGGGGTTACCCGTTTCTTATCCAGCAGGTAGAGGATGGAACGGATGAGATCAATGCAGCGATTCAATTGGCGAAGGAGAAGAATCTGTGCGGGATTATCTTTATGGGCGGAACCTATAACCATTCCGAAGAGAAGTTCAAGCAACTGACGATTCCTTTTGTGCTGACGACGATCACCTCCACGCAGCAGGTGGACCCTGCCATCTTCTCCAGTGTCATCATTAATGAATTGAGGGAGGCGTATAAGGCTACCAATTATTTGATCTCACTCGGGCACAGGAATATCGGTTTCCTGGCTAAGTCTCCTTTATTGGATGAAACCACGGGTAACCGCCGGTATTTGGGCTACAAAAAAGCATTGGAAGAGCAGGGGCTGCCCTATGATGCCGGGCTGGTTGAGGATTGTGAATACAGCCCCAGCTCGGGATTTAACGCCGCACGAAAACTGCTCAACAAGAACAAGGGACTTACGGCTATTTTTGCCGCTTCCGACACGATTGCGATCGGTGCGGCCAAAGCTGTGCTTACCGCGGGTCTGTCTATCCCGGATGACATCTCCATCATTGGATTTGACGGGATCGAGATGGCTGAATATTATCATCCTTCCCTGGATACGATCAGCCAGCCGGGTACGGAAATGGCATTATCCAGCGTGGGCGTTCTGTTTGACCTGATTTCCGAGCAGTCAGGCAATCAGCATATTGTCTACGATGCGGTATTGCTCAAACGTGGCTCCTGCAAGATGATCACAGCTCGTTAA
- the aldA gene encoding aldehyde dehydrogenase: MEKHLMYINGQFTESEGKEWMNVTNPSTDEVISQVPKATRNDVVRAIDAAEAAQSAWEETPAVERGKYLHAIADGIRAEVDALARLISEEVGKTLELSTVEVNFTADYMDYMAEWARRYEGEIVQSDRDNENIFVFKRAIGVTTGILPWNFPFFLIARKMAPALITGNTIVVKPSAESPNNAVAFSQIVDKAGLPKGVFNLITGRGGEVGNELASNPKVGMVSLTGSVPAGQKVMQAAAENIIKVSLELGGKAPAIVMEDADLDLAIKAIVDSRVINTGQVCNCAERVYVHEKIKDEFTTRLVEAMKAVKYGDPLKDKDIHMGPLINKAAQDSVQQKVDRAVEEGATIALGGKKVEGAGSFFEPTVITDATNDMEIVQEEIFGPVIPIISFSNLDEAIALANDSEFGLTSSLYTQNLNVAMKVIKRLKYGETYINRENFEAMQGFHAGWRKSGIGGADGKHGLNEYLQTHVVYLQYDKSIN, translated from the coding sequence GTGGAAAAGCATTTGATGTATATCAATGGCCAGTTTACAGAATCAGAAGGCAAAGAGTGGATGAATGTAACCAATCCATCCACAGATGAAGTCATTTCACAGGTTCCCAAAGCTACAAGGAATGATGTGGTTCGTGCTATTGATGCAGCGGAAGCAGCACAGTCTGCCTGGGAAGAAACACCTGCGGTAGAGAGAGGCAAGTACCTTCATGCAATTGCCGATGGGATTCGGGCCGAGGTTGATGCCCTTGCCAGACTGATTTCAGAAGAAGTAGGCAAGACTTTGGAATTGTCCACGGTAGAGGTTAACTTTACAGCGGACTACATGGATTATATGGCAGAATGGGCACGCCGCTATGAAGGAGAAATTGTTCAGAGTGATCGTGATAATGAGAATATTTTTGTTTTTAAACGGGCGATTGGGGTAACAACAGGCATTCTGCCGTGGAATTTCCCTTTCTTTCTTATCGCCAGAAAAATGGCACCGGCTCTAATCACCGGAAATACGATTGTAGTCAAGCCTAGTGCTGAATCTCCAAACAATGCTGTGGCCTTTAGCCAAATTGTTGACAAAGCCGGCCTTCCCAAAGGGGTGTTCAACCTGATTACGGGCAGAGGCGGAGAGGTCGGCAATGAATTGGCCAGCAACCCAAAGGTCGGGATGGTCAGTCTTACGGGCAGCGTTCCGGCCGGGCAGAAGGTGATGCAGGCGGCTGCCGAGAATATCATCAAGGTCAGTCTGGAACTTGGCGGCAAGGCGCCTGCCATTGTCATGGAGGATGCCGATCTGGATCTGGCAATCAAGGCGATTGTGGATTCCCGGGTGATCAATACAGGTCAGGTCTGCAACTGTGCGGAGCGGGTCTATGTGCATGAGAAGATCAAGGATGAATTCACCACCCGTCTGGTTGAGGCCATGAAGGCGGTGAAGTATGGCGATCCGCTGAAGGATAAGGATATCCATATGGGTCCGCTGATTAACAAAGCGGCACAGGATTCCGTGCAGCAGAAGGTGGACCGCGCAGTAGAAGAAGGGGCCACAATTGCCTTGGGCGGTAAAAAGGTAGAAGGAGCAGGCAGCTTCTTTGAGCCGACGGTGATTACCGATGCCACCAATGATATGGAAATCGTGCAGGAGGAAATTTTCGGACCGGTGATCCCCATCATTTCTTTCTCTAACCTGGATGAAGCGATTGCACTCGCCAATGACAGTGAGTTTGGATTGACCTCTTCGCTATATACCCAGAATCTGAACGTTGCTATGAAAGTTATCAAACGTCTCAAATACGGGGAAACCTATATTAACCGCGAGAACTTTGAAGCGATGCAAGGCTTCCATGCCGGCTGGCGGAAATCCGGCATCGGCGGCGCTGACGGCAAACATGGGTTAAACGAATATCTGCAGACTCACGTTGTCTATCTGCAGTATGACAAATCGATCAATTAG
- a CDS encoding DUF1349 domain-containing protein: MKQSIFDDFEWINKSNANFVADKLIIEAPAETDFFCNNGAISETGITPESLCNAPFYYKEVTGDFVMRVQVSHDFKDIYDSATIMVMQDFQVWAKACFEKTDFDTHAVVSVVTNHTSDDANGCNINGNTVWLQVARVDNAFSFHYSLDGIKFDMMRFFSLPVDKTLKVGLVAQAPTGQGGERIFQNLSLINKTVKNIRSGE, from the coding sequence ATGAAACAATCAATCTTTGATGATTTTGAGTGGATTAACAAAAGCAATGCAAACTTTGTAGCTGACAAACTGATTATTGAAGCGCCAGCTGAAACGGATTTCTTCTGTAATAATGGTGCCATTTCCGAAACAGGAATTACCCCGGAAAGCCTATGCAATGCACCATTTTATTACAAAGAGGTAACCGGAGATTTTGTTATGCGTGTTCAGGTTTCGCATGATTTCAAGGATATTTATGATTCGGCGACGATTATGGTGATGCAGGATTTTCAAGTATGGGCCAAAGCATGCTTTGAAAAGACAGACTTTGATACACATGCTGTAGTTAGCGTTGTAACCAATCATACTTCAGATGACGCCAATGGCTGCAATATTAACGGGAATACAGTATGGCTACAGGTTGCAAGAGTAGATAATGCATTCTCTTTCCATTATTCGCTTGATGGGATCAAGTTTGATATGATGCGATTCTTCAGTTTGCCGGTGGATAAGACCCTTAAGGTTGGTCTTGTAGCGCAGGCACCAACGGGCCAAGGCGGAGAGCGGATTTTTCAAAACTTGTCATTGATAAATAAGACGGTAAAGAATATCCGATCTGGCGAATAA
- a CDS encoding helix-turn-helix domain-containing protein: MLKSNLRVLMAEHRIDDITELMDRSGLSRNSINKLYRETNLESIKLETLFKLCDTFKCKLSDLIEYEPEE; this comes from the coding sequence TTGTTGAAAAGCAACCTGAGAGTGCTAATGGCTGAACACCGAATAGACGACATAACCGAGTTAATGGACCGGTCCGGGCTGAGCCGAAACTCGATTAACAAACTATATAGAGAAACAAATCTTGAATCCATTAAGTTGGAGACCTTGTTTAAGCTGTGTGATACGTTCAAGTGTAAGCTTTCGGATTTGATTGAGTATGAGCCTGAAGAATGA
- a CDS encoding DUF3502 domain-containing protein, whose amino-acid sequence MKGKKIMSSLIAVLMLSGVLTACSSKNNETSTSPATTGTPETTTNTGGVDTSKEANLVYYLWGSEGVRNKEILAEINKKLKADLNATLEVKYIDWPDIATKYPLLFASGEKFDMSHASPGAPVSYFTLASEDALVDITEMLDTVAPKLKAEIPASVWENTKYKGKIYGVPSLYSEYTPAGYAYRSDLLKKYGMEKITSIDDLVKYMDNVVANESFPPMNGKAEDAANMFRMLVDTTDMWLNAPGISLNELNLVTKSPEDYKTVFHPAYTQEFEDWAVKMREWADKGYWSKDVLSATLGSKDNFRAANSAGYLTHAQDWIGQYGADLLAQPDSDPYFFTFAEANKKIKRKMGVDNSTVISTNSSNPERALMVIEKFMTDESYYNLIQYGMEGVQYVMEDGVKKNPPGFDEKKDGGGFAAWSLRNDKFVVPSDTENPVRNTLFAEWDKVAIDDPYNGFSFDPANVTTEIAAISNVNSQLGIQLMLGKTSKAPKEAVADYRNQLKKAGIDKVIAEVQKQLAEFVPVN is encoded by the coding sequence ATGAAAGGTAAAAAAATTATGTCTTCTTTAATCGCTGTCCTCATGCTTAGCGGGGTATTGACAGCCTGTTCATCCAAGAATAATGAGACCAGCACTTCTCCAGCAACTACTGGAACTCCAGAAACTACTACGAACACTGGTGGTGTGGACACATCGAAAGAAGCGAATTTGGTCTACTACCTGTGGGGCAGTGAAGGGGTTCGGAACAAGGAAATTCTGGCTGAGATTAATAAAAAGCTGAAGGCTGATCTGAACGCTACCCTTGAAGTGAAGTATATTGATTGGCCCGATATTGCTACCAAATACCCGCTGTTGTTCGCTTCAGGTGAAAAGTTTGATATGTCGCATGCTTCTCCTGGAGCTCCGGTTTCCTACTTTACATTGGCAAGTGAAGACGCTCTGGTGGACATCACCGAGATGCTTGACACAGTTGCTCCTAAGTTGAAGGCGGAAATTCCTGCAAGTGTCTGGGAAAATACCAAATATAAAGGCAAGATTTATGGTGTTCCGAGTCTTTACAGCGAGTATACTCCTGCCGGTTATGCTTACCGTTCTGACTTGCTGAAGAAATACGGAATGGAAAAAATCACCTCTATTGATGATCTCGTTAAATATATGGATAATGTGGTTGCCAATGAATCCTTCCCGCCGATGAACGGCAAAGCTGAAGATGCGGCGAATATGTTCAGAATGCTGGTAGACACCACGGATATGTGGCTGAATGCACCTGGCATTTCCTTGAATGAACTGAATCTGGTGACCAAAAGTCCAGAAGACTACAAAACGGTCTTCCATCCGGCCTACACCCAGGAATTTGAGGATTGGGCTGTGAAGATGCGCGAGTGGGCGGATAAAGGCTATTGGAGTAAAGATGTTCTGTCCGCAACCCTTGGTAGCAAGGATAACTTCCGGGCAGCAAACTCCGCAGGTTATTTGACTCATGCCCAGGACTGGATCGGCCAATATGGAGCAGATTTACTGGCGCAGCCGGATTCAGATCCTTACTTCTTCACATTCGCTGAGGCCAACAAGAAAATCAAACGCAAGATGGGCGTAGACAACTCGACCGTGATCAGCACCAATTCATCCAATCCGGAACGTGCTCTGATGGTCATTGAGAAGTTTATGACCGATGAGAGCTATTACAACCTCATTCAATACGGCATGGAAGGCGTACAATACGTCATGGAAGACGGAGTCAAGAAGAACCCTCCAGGCTTTGATGAAAAGAAGGACGGCGGAGGTTTCGCTGCCTGGTCTTTGAGAAATGACAAATTCGTGGTTCCAAGTGATACGGAAAATCCTGTCCGCAACACCTTGTTCGCTGAATGGGATAAAGTGGCGATTGATGATCCATACAATGGTTTTAGCTTTGATCCGGCGAATGTGACTACGGAAATTGCCGCCATCTCCAACGTGAATTCACAGCTTGGTATCCAGCTGATGCTTGGCAAAACAAGCAAAGCCCCTAAAGAAGCAGTTGCGGATTACCGCAATCAACTGAAAAAAGCAGGAATTGACAAGGTCATTGCCGAAGTACAGAAGCAATTGGCAGAATTTGTACCTGTCAACTAA
- a CDS encoding LutC/YkgG family protein, with protein sequence MTASNKDSFLNTIASKLGRERRYDVQRPDMQDLIPHSYGSLTTDDLIEILKEQCLFIHTQVIESNPEILQRTLDDLIQANGGGMVITSGDARFGEYKLTFPDSFVWEEAAGREQNIIRSESANTAIIFADYALAESATIVVESRPDQGRSLHFLPAHYIAIIEKKRLVLRSTQAAAALNRRIEAGEPIGSSINFISGPSNSADIEMQLVVGVHGPLRATYVLI encoded by the coding sequence ATGACGGCATCCAACAAGGATTCTTTTCTAAACACCATCGCCTCTAAGCTGGGGCGAGAACGTAGATATGACGTTCAGCGACCCGACATGCAGGACTTGATCCCACACAGCTATGGCAGTTTAACAACTGACGATCTGATAGAGATTCTTAAGGAGCAGTGCTTGTTCATCCACACTCAGGTGATAGAATCGAATCCAGAGATCTTGCAGAGAACCTTGGATGATCTGATACAGGCGAATGGCGGAGGCATGGTAATCACTTCCGGAGATGCACGGTTTGGCGAATATAAGTTAACATTCCCGGATTCGTTCGTCTGGGAAGAAGCGGCTGGAAGGGAGCAGAATATTATCCGCTCCGAATCGGCCAATACCGCGATTATCTTCGCCGACTATGCACTGGCTGAGTCAGCAACGATTGTCGTGGAGAGTCGCCCCGATCAAGGACGCTCCCTCCATTTTCTGCCTGCCCATTATATTGCGATTATTGAGAAAAAAAGGCTTGTGCTTCGCTCCACTCAGGCAGCAGCAGCTCTAAACCGGCGAATTGAAGCCGGAGAGCCGATAGGTTCATCCATTAATTTCATCTCCGGTCCTTCTAACTCTGCCGATATTGAAATGCAGCTTGTTGTAGGGGTTCATGGTCCCTTGAGAGCCACTTATGTGCTTATTTAG
- a CDS encoding carbohydrate ABC transporter permease, with protein MENTTKQDSGSILIKGISYVCITVFALICVFPFALMISSSFMNEQEIVREGYKLLPKEFSFKAYEMLLSNSTQLVNAYQVTIFITVIGTVLGLFMMSMAGFVLNRKDFKYRNFFSFLIYFTTLFSGGLIPTYILMVKHLHLKDSLFAMILPAVVGAWSIFLMRNFMKAIPDSLYESATIDGAGDFHIYWRIFVPLAVPSLATIGLFSALGFWNEWYNGMLYMDTPAKYPLQYFLQRMVNQTNLGNLINSGAVINTADLPTQSIKMATAVLATGPIILLYPFVQRYFVTGLTIGAVKG; from the coding sequence ATGGAAAATACAACCAAACAGGACTCCGGCAGTATCTTAATTAAAGGGATCAGCTATGTTTGCATCACCGTCTTTGCGCTGATTTGTGTATTTCCTTTTGCTCTAATGATCTCCTCCTCGTTCATGAATGAGCAGGAAATCGTCCGCGAGGGCTACAAGCTGCTGCCGAAGGAATTTTCCTTCAAAGCTTATGAGATGCTGCTTAGCAATTCTACCCAACTGGTGAATGCTTACCAGGTAACTATTTTTATCACCGTAATCGGGACCGTGCTTGGACTGTTTATGATGTCGATGGCCGGGTTTGTGCTCAACCGCAAGGATTTCAAATACCGCAACTTCTTTTCCTTCTTGATTTACTTCACGACGCTCTTTAGCGGCGGCTTGATCCCAACGTACATTCTGATGGTCAAGCACCTCCATCTGAAGGACAGCTTGTTCGCCATGATTCTGCCGGCAGTGGTAGGCGCCTGGTCCATCTTCCTGATGCGCAATTTCATGAAGGCGATTCCCGATTCCTTATATGAATCCGCTACCATTGACGGTGCAGGCGACTTCCATATCTACTGGCGGATCTTTGTTCCCTTGGCGGTTCCTTCCCTGGCTACCATTGGCCTGTTCTCGGCTCTGGGCTTCTGGAATGAGTGGTATAACGGGATGTTGTATATGGATACTCCCGCCAAATATCCGCTCCAATACTTTTTGCAGCGAATGGTCAACCAGACCAACCTTGGGAATCTGATCAACTCGGGGGCTGTTATTAATACGGCTGATCTTCCGACGCAATCCATCAAGATGGCAACTGCTGTTCTGGCCACGGGGCCAATCATTCTTCTGTATCCATTCGTGCAGCGTTATTTCGTAACTGGCCTTACCATCGGGGCTGTAAAGGGTTAA
- a CDS encoding HIT family protein, which produces MKKNNDCMYCMEDERRDNLMIEVGQLEVSTVFLFKEQTYKGRCNVVYKDHVKELFLLTTEELSAFMNDVQKVAAAMDKAFGPDKLNYGAYGDKLHHLHMHIVPKYEDQKDWGSTFQMNPGDTYLNDEEYAEMIAQIKKHL; this is translated from the coding sequence ATGAAGAAAAATAACGACTGTATGTATTGTATGGAGGATGAAAGACGGGACAACCTTATGATTGAGGTGGGTCAGCTGGAGGTTTCGACCGTATTTCTGTTCAAAGAGCAAACGTATAAAGGCAGATGCAATGTTGTATATAAGGATCACGTAAAGGAGCTATTTCTGCTCACAACAGAAGAATTATCGGCATTCATGAATGATGTCCAAAAAGTGGCTGCAGCTATGGACAAGGCTTTTGGGCCAGATAAACTGAATTATGGAGCTTACGGAGATAAGCTGCATCACCTTCACATGCACATCGTCCCTAAATATGAAGACCAGAAGGACTGGGGTTCCACCTTCCAAATGAACCCTGGCGATACCTATTTAAACGACGAAGAATATGCTGAAATGATAGCGCAGATTAAAAAGCATTTATAA
- a CDS encoding DUF6809 family protein, which translates to MPFPPAYDSHRLETLYSTLSRSNPDYTELSAECNSCIQQIKQAVPDEMQHTLFLYEDAQISLQSILESSIYLQGFKDALHLFSELQGTSGN; encoded by the coding sequence ATTCCGTTCCCTCCAGCTTATGATTCGCATCGCTTAGAAACGTTATACAGTACCCTTTCCCGTTCAAACCCTGATTATACTGAGTTGTCCGCAGAATGTAACTCCTGTATCCAACAAATCAAGCAAGCTGTCCCTGATGAAATGCAGCACACTCTATTCCTGTACGAAGACGCCCAGATTTCTCTTCAATCTATCCTTGAGAGCAGCATTTATTTGCAGGGCTTTAAAGATGCACTTCATCTCTTCAGTGAGCTTCAAGGCACCTCTGGAAATTGA
- a CDS encoding (Fe-S)-binding protein: MKVSIFSTCLVDLMTPNVGIAMVEVLERLGCEIDYPASQVCCGQPTYNSGYLEDSKLAMKNMMLAFENSDYVVGPSGSCIAMFHEYPKIFRGDPEWELKAVALKEKSYEFTQFIVRVLGITDVGARLEGTATYHRSCHMTRLLGEKETPFQLLEQVKGLQLEPLKNSDNCCGFGGTFSVKMPEISEQMVDEKCGCVVETGADILISADMGCLLNIGGRLSRKGQPVKIMHIAEVLNHQQAAAAKGGS; this comes from the coding sequence ATGAAAGTCAGTATTTTTTCGACTTGTTTAGTTGACCTTATGACCCCGAATGTCGGAATAGCTATGGTTGAAGTTCTCGAGAGGCTGGGCTGTGAAATCGATTATCCGGCTTCGCAGGTGTGCTGCGGTCAACCCACATATAACAGCGGCTATCTGGAAGATTCTAAGCTTGCTATGAAGAACATGATGCTTGCCTTTGAGAACTCCGATTATGTCGTGGGTCCGTCCGGCTCCTGTATCGCTATGTTTCATGAATACCCGAAAATATTCAGAGGAGATCCAGAGTGGGAATTGAAAGCGGTTGCTTTAAAAGAGAAATCTTATGAGTTCACCCAGTTCATTGTACGGGTGCTTGGCATTACCGATGTTGGTGCAAGGCTTGAAGGAACCGCCACCTACCACCGTTCCTGCCATATGACAAGACTGCTGGGAGAAAAGGAAACCCCCTTCCAATTGCTTGAACAGGTAAAGGGACTGCAGCTGGAGCCGCTCAAAAACAGCGATAATTGCTGCGGCTTTGGTGGAACCTTTTCGGTGAAAATGCCGGAAATCTCCGAGCAAATGGTCGATGAAAAATGCGGTTGTGTCGTCGAAACCGGAGCGGACATTCTAATCAGCGCAGATATGGGATGCCTGTTGAATATTGGTGGCCGCCTGTCCCGCAAGGGTCAACCCGTAAAAATAATGCACATTGCAGAAGTGCTGAACCATCAACAGGCTGCTGCTGCTAAAGGAGGAAGCTAA